A portion of the Calothrix sp. 336/3 genome contains these proteins:
- a CDS encoding sulfite exporter TauE/SafE family protein, with amino-acid sequence MNILEFSLLVWVGSFTAGLIGSLTGLGGGVVIVPLLTSVFGVDIRYAVGASLVSVIATSLGAASTYIKQGYTNLKLGMFLEVATTTGAILGALIATKISVRSLTIVLAIILLYSAYLSQQPKREIPENESQDICANYLQLNSVYPTVDGFIPYQVHAVPGGFLVMFIAGITSGLLGIGSGAFKVLAMDNVMRIPFKVSTTTSNFMIGVTAAASAGVYLARGYIDPGLSMPVMLGVLPGAFLGAKILVGAKTQVLRIIFSFVLVAMALKMVYNSFVGV; translated from the coding sequence GTGAACATCCTCGAATTTTCCTTACTAGTTTGGGTTGGTTCATTTACTGCTGGTTTAATCGGTTCATTAACGGGTTTAGGTGGGGGTGTTGTCATTGTCCCTCTCTTAACTTCAGTCTTTGGTGTGGATATTCGCTATGCGGTAGGAGCATCTTTAGTATCAGTAATAGCCACTTCCTTAGGAGCTGCATCGACATATATCAAACAGGGCTATACTAATTTAAAATTGGGCATGTTTTTAGAAGTTGCTACCACCACAGGAGCAATTCTTGGCGCTTTAATAGCTACGAAAATTTCTGTGCGATCGCTAACTATTGTACTAGCAATTATCTTGCTCTATTCTGCCTATCTTTCCCAACAACCAAAACGGGAAATACCAGAAAATGAGTCTCAAGATATTTGTGCCAACTATTTACAGTTAAATAGTGTTTATCCCACAGTCGATGGCTTTATTCCCTATCAAGTTCATGCTGTTCCCGGTGGTTTCTTGGTTATGTTTATTGCAGGCATCACTTCCGGTTTACTGGGGATTGGTTCGGGTGCATTTAAGGTTTTGGCTATGGATAATGTTATGCGTATTCCATTTAAAGTTTCTACAACCACCAGTAATTTTATGATTGGGGTGACAGCAGCAGCATCCGCAGGAGTTTATTTAGCTAGAGGATATATTGATCCCGGTTTATCCATGCCTGTCATGTTAGGTGTATTACCTGGTGCTTTTTTGGGAGCAAAAATTCTCGTCGGTGCAAAAACTCAAGTTTTAAGAATTATCTTTAGCTTTGTCTTAGTTGCCATGGCATTGAAGATGGTTTATAACAGTTTTGTTGGGGTGTAA
- a CDS encoding P-II family nitrogen regulator, whose protein sequence is MGKRANKLVIVTEKVLLKKVAKIIDDCGATGYTVVDTGGKGSRNVRSTGKPSSADTDSNVKFEVLTENREMAEDIADKVAIKFFTDYAGIIYICEAEVLYGRTFCGPEGC, encoded by the coding sequence ATGGGCAAGCGTGCGAACAAGCTCGTCATCGTCACGGAAAAGGTTCTGCTGAAAAAGGTCGCCAAAATCATTGATGACTGCGGGGCGACTGGTTATACGGTGGTGGATACTGGCGGTAAAGGCAGTCGTAACGTCCGCTCTACCGGTAAACCCAGCAGTGCCGATACCGATTCCAATGTAAAATTCGAGGTACTTACCGAAAATCGGGAGATGGCTGAGGATATTGCCGATAAGGTCGCAATCAAGTTTTTCACCGACTATGCAGGCATTATCTATATCTGTGAAGCAGAGGTACTGTACGGGAGAACTTTCTGCGGACCAGAGGGCTGTTGA
- a CDS encoding sodium-dependent bicarbonate transport family permease, with translation MDFLSLFVKDFLLQLQSPTLAFLIGGMIIAALGSELVIPESICTIIVFMLLMKIGLTGGIAIRNSNLTEMVLPMIFAVITGIVIVFIARYTLAKLPKVKTVDAIATGGLFGAVSGSTMAAGLTVLEQAKMPYEEWAGALYPFMDIPALVTAIVIANIYLNKKKRKEAAYSTEQPVAAGDYPDQKDYPSTRQEYLSQQQDAGDNKVKIWPIIEESLRGPALSAMLLGLALGIFTQPESVYKSFYDPLFRGLLSILMLVMGIEAWSRVGELRKVAQWYVVYSVVAPFIHGLIAFGLGMVAHYTMNFSMGGVVILAVIASSSSDISGPPTLRAGIPSANPSAYIGASTAVGTPVAIGLCIPFFLGLAQALGGK, from the coding sequence GTGGATTTTTTGTCCCTGTTCGTGAAAGACTTCCTGCTTCAATTGCAGTCCCCAACACTCGCCTTTCTAATTGGTGGAATGATTATTGCTGCCCTCGGTAGCGAATTGGTCATTCCCGAATCGATTTGTACGATCATCGTCTTCATGCTGCTCATGAAAATTGGTCTGACCGGTGGAATTGCGATCCGTAATTCCAACCTAACAGAGATGGTGTTACCGATGATCTTTGCTGTCATAACAGGGATTGTGATTGTATTCATCGCCCGTTATACATTAGCCAAGCTGCCGAAGGTCAAAACCGTGGATGCGATCGCCACCGGGGGTTTGTTTGGAGCCGTGAGTGGTTCTACCATGGCTGCCGGACTAACGGTACTGGAACAAGCAAAAATGCCATACGAAGAATGGGCTGGCGCACTCTATCCCTTCATGGATATCCCAGCGCTCGTAACTGCAATTGTGATCGCCAACATTTATCTCAACAAGAAGAAGCGTAAAGAAGCAGCCTACTCCACTGAGCAGCCCGTTGCGGCTGGTGATTATCCCGATCAAAAAGATTATCCCAGCACCCGACAGGAGTATCTCAGCCAACAGCAAGATGCTGGGGATAACAAGGTCAAAATATGGCCGATCATCGAGGAAAGCCTCCGGGGTCCTGCCCTCTCAGCAATGTTGTTAGGTCTGGCTCTTGGCATATTCACCCAGCCGGAAAGTGTCTATAAAAGCTTCTACGATCCCCTCTTCCGTGGCTTGCTTTCAATCTTGATGCTGGTTATGGGGATAGAGGCTTGGTCACGGGTTGGCGAACTGCGTAAGGTAGCCCAGTGGTACGTTGTATATAGTGTGGTGGCACCGTTTATCCATGGACTAATCGCCTTCGGTCTAGGCATGGTTGCCCACTACACCATGAACTTCAGCATGGGCGGTGTTGTGATCCTAGCTGTCATCGCCTCCTCTAGTTCAGACATCTCAGGTCCTCCTACGTTGCGAGCTGGTATCCCGTCAGCTAATCCATCTGCCTATATAGGCGCATCCACAGCCGTCGGTACGCCAGTTGCGATCGGCTTGTGTATACCGTTCTTCCTTGGACTTGCCCAAGCGCTCGGCGGCAAGTAA
- a CDS encoding phosphatase PAP2 family protein encodes MKIEHKELDKLENLNLTNEVENQLETGIGITSKIGFSTRTHLLLILLGICLPLQISELIAVKIWQNQVGFPWDVPILFAIHQTSQPQLDILAIILAKIGSPKTIIPTLILIACALVSQRKWRFGIYLMITGIGSTIINLTLKELIHRPRPHLWDSTYHTVNFSFPSGHAMASMTFITLLIVLAWKTPWRLLSLVFGIFFVPTIAWTRLYLGVHYPSDILAGWLIALAWSVTVYLLIKPHRNIDLDAG; translated from the coding sequence ATGAAGATAGAACACAAGGAACTAGACAAATTAGAAAATCTCAATCTAACAAATGAGGTAGAAAATCAATTAGAAACAGGAATAGGAATCACCAGTAAAATTGGGTTCTCAACCAGAACACATCTACTATTAATTTTGTTAGGAATTTGCTTACCTTTACAAATATCTGAGTTGATTGCGGTCAAAATTTGGCAAAATCAAGTTGGTTTTCCATGGGATGTACCAATTTTATTTGCCATACATCAAACCAGTCAACCACAGCTAGATATTTTAGCAATTATCTTAGCTAAGATAGGTTCACCTAAAACTATTATCCCCACATTAATATTAATAGCTTGTGCATTAGTCTCACAACGGAAATGGCGATTTGGAATATATTTAATGATTACAGGAATTGGCAGCACAATTATTAACCTGACACTCAAAGAATTGATACATCGTCCTCGTCCCCATCTTTGGGATTCAACATATCACACGGTCAATTTTTCATTTCCTAGTGGTCATGCAATGGCAAGTATGACGTTTATTACACTTTTAATTGTGTTAGCCTGGAAAACCCCTTGGCGTTTACTTAGTTTAGTTTTTGGCATTTTTTTTGTACCCACAATTGCTTGGACAAGATTATATTTAGGAGTTCATTACCCTAGTGATATATTGGCAGGGTGGCTGATTGCATTAGCTTGGTCTGTAACCGTCTACCTACTGATAAAACCGCATAGAAATATTGATTTAGATGCAGGATAA
- a CDS encoding class I SAM-dependent methyltransferase, with the protein MAIAEDSSKIPSSGYEFFNQQWKTYQKILNNNYMGHREIYQVLQEFFLSYSPKPLTILELGCGDAFFTAQALANINVASYQGIDLSNSALEIATSNMARIPCSQTFTEGDFSLLVPQLAQNPQQKFDVILISFALHHLNQEQKDYVIGNLYRLLNPKGVVILIDIFRKPEEDRETYLRRYLQTVQNSWDLLTPEEYSIVENHMLSSDFPETQSILDAIAQKHDFHRCQQLYCDRLDTAQMLCFYR; encoded by the coding sequence ATGGCGATCGCAGAAGATTCCAGCAAAATACCCTCCTCTGGTTACGAGTTTTTCAACCAGCAGTGGAAAACTTATCAGAAAATATTGAACAATAATTACATGGGACATCGGGAGATTTATCAGGTTCTCCAGGAATTCTTTCTGAGCTACTCCCCCAAACCCTTGACAATTCTGGAACTCGGTTGTGGCGATGCTTTCTTTACAGCCCAAGCCTTAGCAAATATAAATGTAGCATCTTACCAAGGTATAGACCTGTCAAACTCAGCTCTAGAGATTGCCACCTCAAATATGGCAAGGATTCCATGTTCCCAAACCTTCACGGAAGGGGATTTTTCCCTCCTGGTACCACAACTTGCGCAAAATCCCCAACAGAAGTTTGATGTCATTCTCATTTCCTTTGCTCTACATCATCTCAATCAAGAACAGAAAGACTATGTCATAGGTAATCTCTATCGTCTCCTGAACCCCAAGGGTGTGGTGATTCTCATTGATATTTTTCGCAAACCAGAGGAAGACAGGGAAACCTATCTCAGACGCTATTTACAAACAGTACAAAATAGCTGGGATTTACTCACACCGGAAGAATACTCTATAGTTGAAAACCATATGCTTTCCAGTGATTTTCCCGAAACTCAGTCAATTCTCGACGCAATTGCCCAAAAGCATGATTTTCATCGCTGTCAGCAGCTGTATTGCGATCGCCTTGACACCGCACAGATGCTATGTTTTTATCGTTGA
- a CDS encoding four-helix bundle copper-binding protein, giving the protein MMLTEPMLVQMEICQEVCIECQKTCIDTLSYCKSQNNIEMTLICMMRDCAEMCMMCVNTIADGSEFAGRTCELCAEMCDRAALACELHTDEKIRMIATICRQCARKCRIIGQQSAAYFRRPNFLTVAEVIF; this is encoded by the coding sequence ATGATGCTTACAGAACCCATGTTGGTACAGATGGAAATTTGCCAAGAAGTTTGTATCGAATGTCAGAAAACCTGCATTGATACTTTGAGCTATTGCAAATCCCAAAACAACATCGAGATGACTCTCATCTGTATGATGCGTGATTGTGCTGAGATGTGCATGATGTGTGTAAATACGATTGCCGATGGTTCAGAATTTGCTGGACGCACCTGCGAACTCTGCGCGGAAATGTGCGATCGCGCTGCATTAGCTTGCGAATTACACACAGACGAAAAGATAAGAATGATTGCGACAATTTGCCGTCAATGTGCTAGAAAATGCCGAATTATCGGACAGCAGTCAGCAGCTTACTTTCGCAGACCAAACTTCCTCACGGTTGCTGAAGTTATATTTTAA
- a CDS encoding sulfate ABC transporter substrate-binding protein: MLGVAGFGLTLAIPVFAAGNSNSSTSVVRQHHLVAQKGGRVEITLVSYAVTRAAYDKIIPQFKAQWKKQTGQDVVIQTSYAGSGTQARAVIDGLQADVVQLALGFDVSKIQKAGLINPGWEKEAPNNAIVTRSVVAFETREGNPKGIKTWSDLTKPGVKVITANPKTSGGARWNFLALWGSVGKPGTKENQARSFVSQVFKNVPLLPKDAREASDAFYKKNQGDVLLNYENEVILAAKQGKTSPSYILPQTNISIDAPVAVVDKVVDKRGTRKVSEAFVKFLYTPQAQREFASVGFRPVNTNVAKEVQKQFPKVSQLYTVSNFGGWDAIQKKFFDDRAIFDQILSSKR; the protein is encoded by the coding sequence ATGTTGGGAGTTGCAGGTTTTGGTTTAACCTTGGCGATTCCTGTGTTTGCTGCGGGTAATAGTAATAGCAGCACATCAGTAGTTAGACAACATCACTTAGTAGCGCAAAAAGGTGGGAGGGTTGAAATTACCCTAGTTTCCTACGCTGTCACCAGAGCTGCTTATGACAAAATAATTCCTCAATTTAAAGCTCAGTGGAAAAAGCAAACTGGTCAAGATGTGGTCATTCAAACCAGCTATGCTGGCTCTGGAACCCAAGCACGGGCAGTAATTGACGGATTACAAGCGGATGTTGTTCAATTAGCCCTAGGTTTTGATGTTAGTAAAATTCAAAAAGCTGGGTTAATAAATCCTGGCTGGGAAAAAGAAGCTCCGAATAACGCGATCGTCACTCGTTCTGTAGTTGCTTTTGAAACCCGTGAGGGGAATCCCAAGGGAATTAAAACCTGGTCAGATTTAACTAAACCAGGAGTAAAAGTCATTACCGCAAACCCGAAAACATCTGGTGGTGCAAGGTGGAACTTTCTAGCTTTATGGGGTTCAGTGGGTAAACCAGGAACAAAAGAAAATCAAGCCAGAAGCTTTGTAAGTCAGGTTTTTAAGAATGTTCCCCTCCTTCCTAAAGATGCACGGGAGGCGAGTGACGCTTTTTACAAGAAAAATCAGGGTGACGTGCTGCTAAATTACGAAAATGAGGTGATTTTAGCTGCCAAACAGGGAAAAACATCACCTTCCTATATCCTTCCCCAGACTAATATTTCCATTGATGCTCCTGTTGCTGTTGTGGATAAGGTAGTTGATAAACGGGGTACTCGCAAAGTATCAGAAGCTTTTGTCAAGTTTTTATATACTCCCCAAGCACAACGAGAATTTGCTAGTGTCGGTTTTAGACCTGTGAATACAAATGTAGCTAAGGAAGTACAAAAACAATTTCCCAAAGTTTCCCAGTTATACACAGTTAGTAATTTTGGCGGATGGGATGCAATTCAGAAGAAATTCTTTGACGATCGCGCCATTTTTGACCAGATTCTTAGCAGCAAACGCTAG
- a CDS encoding prohibitin family protein, translated as MIDRKKRHFLIKLILTLTLICIIFFPFVLVNPGERGVLMKFGEVQEKILPEGLHLVIPLVNTVHKLTIRVQKQEISAEASSKDLQEVYTDVALNWHIIPEEANLIFQEIGDEMQVVDKIINPAVEEILKAVMAKYTAEEIITKRGEVKSKVDDLLIIRLKNYHVTVDDISLVKIHFSEVFTDAVEAKEIAKQEAKRAEFIALKAVKEAEAKVNLAKGEAEAQRLIKETLTSDIIRKQAIEKWDGVLPKIMNGGELKFDVSKYIN; from the coding sequence ATGATAGATAGAAAAAAACGCCATTTTTTGATAAAGCTGATTTTAACTCTTACATTAATATGCATCATATTTTTCCCTTTTGTACTAGTGAATCCTGGTGAAAGGGGTGTATTAATGAAATTTGGTGAGGTGCAGGAAAAAATCCTACCAGAAGGATTACATTTAGTCATTCCTTTAGTGAATACAGTTCACAAATTGACTATCCGTGTACAAAAGCAGGAAATTTCGGCAGAAGCTTCCTCAAAAGATTTACAAGAGGTGTATACGGATGTGGCTTTAAATTGGCATATTATCCCAGAGGAGGCAAACTTAATTTTTCAAGAAATAGGCGATGAGATGCAAGTTGTCGATAAAATTATTAATCCCGCAGTGGAGGAAATATTGAAAGCTGTAATGGCAAAATATACTGCGGAAGAGATTATTACAAAACGAGGTGAAGTCAAGAGCAAGGTCGATGATTTATTAATTATCAGATTAAAGAATTATCATGTAACGGTAGATGATATCTCCTTGGTGAAGATACATTTTTCAGAAGTTTTTACTGATGCTGTTGAAGCCAAAGAAATAGCTAAGCAGGAGGCAAAACGAGCAGAATTTATTGCTCTTAAAGCTGTAAAGGAAGCGGAAGCTAAGGTTAATTTGGCAAAGGGAGAGGCAGAAGCCCAGAGGTTGATTAAAGAGACTTTAACATCTGATATTATACGTAAACAAGCAATCGAAAAATGGGATGGAGTATTACCTAAAATTATGAATGGAGGAGAGTTAAAATTTGATGTAAGCAAGTATATTAACTGA
- a CDS encoding cation:proton antiporter, with protein sequence MILSNILPPAFSREIAPIPFLATVVAEDAPIILSGVLLTLVVIYLASKFGAEVARRLDFPPVLGELVAGVIVGVSALHLVIFPEGGLSASDSVIMTALQGLNQLTPDALTRIFESQSEVISVLAEIGVIILLFEIGLESDLRQLKEVGIQATVVACVGVAAPFAAGTAGLMLLFHVAAIPAIFAGAALTATSIGITSKVLSELGQLKSKEGQIIVGAAVIDDVLGIIVLAVVASLAKTGEVDIANVIYLIVSATAFLIGSILLGGVFNKTFVAIVDQLKTRGNIVIPAFIFAFFMAFLGNAIHLEAILGAFAAGLVLDETDARNELDELIKPIADLLVPIFFVTVGARADLGVLNPAIPENRAGLLIAVFLMGVAIAGKLVTGWAVFGIPGVNRLAIGVGMIPRGEVGLVFAGIGAASGILDKPLQVAIIIMVILTTFVAPPLLRVVFKEPTQGEADKYLETSK encoded by the coding sequence ATGATTTTGTCCAACATTCTGCCTCCTGCTTTCAGTAGGGAAATAGCTCCGATACCGTTCCTGGCAACTGTTGTTGCTGAGGATGCACCCATTATTCTGTCTGGTGTATTGCTGACGCTGGTGGTGATTTATCTGGCTAGCAAGTTCGGCGCAGAGGTCGCTAGGCGATTGGATTTTCCGCCCGTCCTGGGGGAACTAGTCGCCGGTGTGATTGTCGGCGTTTCGGCATTGCACCTGGTGATCTTTCCTGAAGGGGGACTGTCTGCCTCTGACTCGGTGATTATGACGGCGCTGCAAGGCTTGAACCAATTGACACCGGATGCACTGACACGGATATTTGAGTCGCAAAGTGAAGTGATTTCGGTGCTGGCTGAAATCGGCGTGATTATTCTGCTGTTTGAAATTGGACTGGAATCCGATCTGCGGCAACTCAAGGAAGTGGGAATTCAAGCCACGGTTGTTGCCTGTGTTGGGGTGGCAGCACCTTTTGCGGCGGGTACGGCAGGATTGATGTTGCTGTTTCATGTGGCGGCGATTCCGGCAATTTTTGCGGGGGCAGCGTTAACGGCAACGAGTATTGGTATTACCTCTAAAGTTTTATCGGAGTTAGGTCAACTCAAGTCGAAAGAAGGGCAAATCATTGTCGGTGCGGCGGTGATTGATGATGTCCTCGGCATTATTGTCTTGGCGGTGGTGGCAAGTTTAGCCAAAACAGGTGAAGTTGATATTGCTAATGTCATTTACTTGATTGTCAGCGCTACGGCATTTTTGATTGGCTCGATTTTGTTGGGGGGTGTATTTAACAAAACTTTTGTGGCGATCGTAGATCAGCTCAAAACCCGTGGAAATATAGTGATTCCGGCTTTCATCTTCGCCTTCTTCATGGCATTTTTAGGTAACGCCATTCACCTCGAAGCGATTTTAGGTGCTTTTGCAGCAGGCTTGGTGCTTGATGAAACCGATGCCCGGAACGAATTAGATGAATTGATCAAACCGATCGCTGATTTACTTGTACCGATTTTCTTTGTCACCGTCGGCGCACGGGCTGATTTGGGCGTATTAAACCCAGCCATTCCTGAAAATCGGGCAGGACTGTTGATTGCTGTCTTTTTGATGGGGGTGGCGATCGCGGGCAAACTAGTAACTGGCTGGGCAGTGTTTGGAATACCCGGAGTCAATCGCCTCGCGATCGGGGTGGGGATGATTCCCCGTGGAGAAGTAGGTTTAGTCTTTGCAGGTATTGGTGCTGCTAGCGGAATCTTAGATAAACCTTTGCAAGTAGCTATTATCATCATGGTAATTTTAACTACCTTTGTGGCTCCTCCCTTACTGCGAGTTGTCTTTAAAGAACCTACCCAAGGTGAAGCCGATAAATATTTGGAAACCTCTAAATAA
- a CDS encoding DUF1634 domain-containing protein, whose translation MGNFDLLWRSLSPAYSKSRVDIFPVQVEEVDSEVEELKQRAKNTDSLIGINRDFIKTENEEQLENLLSNLLKYGVLLASAVVLFGGIIYLVHQWHQPAKYSFFRGEPEQFSSPMGVVKAVFVDGDSLKEALHERAIIQFGLLLLVATPILRVIISLFAFIRMQNFIYVVITLLVLTCLGYSLLGAYI comes from the coding sequence ATGGGTAATTTCGATTTATTATGGCGCTCTTTATCTCCCGCATATTCTAAAAGCAGAGTTGATATTTTTCCCGTACAGGTAGAAGAAGTTGATAGTGAAGTTGAAGAATTAAAACAACGAGCCAAAAACACTGATTCTCTGATTGGAATTAACAGAGATTTTATTAAAACGGAAAATGAGGAGCAACTCGAAAATTTACTGAGCAATTTACTCAAGTATGGAGTTTTGCTAGCTAGTGCGGTAGTCTTATTTGGTGGGATAATATATTTAGTTCATCAATGGCACCAACCAGCTAAGTATAGCTTTTTTAGAGGAGAACCAGAACAATTTTCTTCTCCTATGGGCGTCGTTAAAGCAGTTTTTGTCGATGGCGATTCTCTCAAGGAGGCATTACATGAACGTGCGATTATTCAATTCGGTTTATTGCTTCTGGTTGCAACGCCTATTTTGCGTGTGATAATTTCTTTATTCGCATTTATCCGAATGCAAAATTTTATTTATGTTGTGATTACCTTATTAGTGTTAACTTGTTTAGGTTACAGCCTTTTAGGAGCATATATTTAA
- the miaB gene encoding tRNA (N6-isopentenyl adenosine(37)-C2)-methylthiotransferase MiaB: MTTDKRRYHITTFGCQMNKADSERMAGILEDMGFEWSEDPNAANLILYNTCTIRDNAEQKVYSYLGRQAKRKHEQPDLTLVVAGCVAQQEGESLLRRVPELDLVMGPQHANRLKDLLQQVFDGNQVVATEAIHIMEDITKPRRDSKVTAWVNIIYGCNERCTYCVVPGVRGVEQSRTPEAIRAEMVEIARQGYREVTLLGQNIDAYGRDLPGVTPEGRHQHTLTDLLYYVHDVPGIERIRFATSHPRYFTERLIKACAELPKVCEHFHIPFQSGDNEVLKRMSRGYTQEKYRRIIDTIRSYMPDASISADAIVGFPGETEAQFENTLKLVDDIGFDQLNTAAYSPRPGTPAAVWEEQLSEEVKSDRLQRLNHLVNIKAAERSQRYMGRVEEVLVEEQNSKDTTQVMGRTGGNRLTFFTGDIQELKGKLVKVKITEVRAFSLTGVPLG, translated from the coding sequence ATGACCACTGACAAACGCCGTTATCATATCACCACCTTCGGTTGCCAGATGAACAAAGCCGACTCAGAGCGGATGGCTGGCATCTTAGAAGACATGGGCTTTGAGTGGTCAGAAGACCCAAATGCCGCTAATCTCATCCTTTACAATACTTGTACTATCCGAGATAACGCAGAGCAAAAGGTATATTCCTATCTAGGTAGACAAGCCAAGCGTAAACATGAACAGCCAGATTTAACCCTGGTGGTGGCGGGATGCGTTGCCCAGCAGGAGGGAGAATCTTTACTGCGACGGGTTCCCGAATTGGATTTAGTTATGGGACCACAGCACGCTAATCGTTTGAAAGATTTACTACAACAGGTTTTTGATGGCAATCAGGTGGTAGCCACGGAAGCGATTCATATCATGGAAGATATCACCAAGCCACGACGGGATAGCAAGGTGACTGCTTGGGTGAATATTATCTATGGGTGTAACGAGCGCTGTACTTACTGCGTGGTTCCGGGGGTGCGTGGTGTGGAGCAATCTCGGACTCCAGAAGCAATTCGGGCAGAAATGGTGGAAATTGCCAGACAGGGTTATAGGGAAGTCACCTTGCTAGGTCAAAATATTGATGCCTATGGACGGGATTTGCCAGGGGTGACACCGGAAGGCAGACACCAGCATACCCTGACAGATTTGCTTTACTATGTCCATGATGTGCCAGGAATAGAAAGAATACGTTTTGCTACCTCTCACCCCCGTTATTTTACGGAGAGGTTGATTAAAGCCTGTGCGGAGTTACCTAAGGTTTGTGAGCATTTCCATATCCCCTTCCAGTCCGGTGACAATGAGGTTTTAAAACGGATGTCACGGGGTTATACCCAGGAAAAATACCGCAGAATTATTGACACAATTCGCAGTTATATGCCAGATGCGTCGATTAGTGCAGATGCGATTGTTGGCTTTCCTGGGGAGACAGAGGCACAATTTGAGAATACCTTGAAGTTAGTCGATGATATTGGTTTTGACCAGTTGAATACAGCTGCCTATTCTCCCCGTCCCGGTACACCGGCAGCAGTTTGGGAGGAACAATTGAGTGAGGAGGTGAAGAGCGATCGCCTGCAAAGACTCAACCACCTCGTCAATATCAAAGCTGCTGAACGTTCTCAAAGATACATGGGTAGAGTGGAAGAAGTATTGGTGGAGGAACAAAACTCTAAGGATACCACCCAGGTGATGGGACGTACTGGGGGCAACCGTTTGACTTTCTTTACCGGAGATATTCAAGAACTCAAGGGTAAGTTAGTCAAAGTAAAAATTACTGAAGTCCGTGCTTTCAGTTTGACAGGAGTACCTCTGGGTTAA